CGGTGGCCTGGTTCGGATGCAGCTCGGCCTCCAGCCGCTCGATCGAGGCACGCCAATAGCCGGCGAGGTCGAACTCCGCAGGCCGCGTGAACTGGGAGTCCAGCGTCACACAATCCAGCACGCGCGCGACGCGATAGGTGCGCACATTGCCGTCGACGAGGCCGGCGAGATACCAGCTGCCGCCCTTCAGCACGAGGCCGAGCGGCGCCACGCGCCGCCGCTTCTCGGCCTTCCAGCTTTGGTAGCGGATCTCGATCAGGTGTTCGCGCAGCACCGCGCCGGCAATGGCGCGCAGATGCGTCGGCTCCTCGGTCTCGCCGAACCAGCCCGGCGCGTCGAGATGGAAGCGCTGCTGCATCCCCCTGGCGTTGGGGCGCAGATGTTCCGGCAGCGCCGCCATCAGCTTGGTCTGCGCCGCCATCATCGCAGGCTCGAGGCCGAGCGCGGCCGCTGGTCCCGGTAGTCCCGCCATGAACAGCGCCTCGGCCTCGCCCTGCGACAGGCCGTTCAGCCGCACGCGATAGCCGTCGAGCAGCCGGTAGCCGCCCTCGGCGCCGCGGTCTGCATAGACGGGGACGCCGGCGGCGGCGAGCGCGTCGATGTCGCGATAGATCGTGCGCACCGAGACCTCGCAGGCTTCCGCAAGCTCGGGCGCGGTGACCTGCCCCCGCGCCTGCAGGGTGGTGAGGATGGAAAACAGCCGGCTCGCGCGCATAGGTCGATCATACCTGACACAGGATGTCAGGTATAGGCGGGCATAACGGGGCCGCGACCCGGCGCAAGGAGACCCGTCCATGACCACCACCGACCGCATCACGCTGTATTATTCGCCGCAGACCCGCGCCACCGGCGCGCGGGTGCTGCTGGAGGAACTGGGAGCGCCCTATGACCTCCACGTCCTCAACATGAAGGCGGGCGAGCAGCGCCAAAGCGCTTATCTCGCCGTCAATCCGCTCGGCAAGGTGCCCGCGATCCGCCATGGCGGCGCGCTGGTGACCGAGCAGGTGGCGATCTTCATCTATCTCGCCGATCTGTTTCCGCAGGCCGGACTGACGCCCGCACTGAACGACCCGCGCCGCGGCCCTTATCTGCGCTGGATCGCCTATTACGGTTCGTCGTTCGAGCCGGCTTTGATCGACAAATTCATGAAGCGCGAGCCCGCCCCTGTCTCCCAGTCGCCCTATGCGGATTACGACACCATGCTGGGCGCGCTGGAATCGCAGCTCGCAAAAGGACCCTATCTGTTCGGCGAGGAGATCACCGCGGCCGACATCCTGTGGGGCATCGCCTTCAGCTGGACCATGATGTTCGGCCTCGTGCCGCAGAAGGACGTCTTCGTCCGCTATGCCGAGCGCATCACCGCGCGCCCGGCCTTCCAGCTGATATCGAAGGCCGACCACGAGATGGCCGCGCAGCACGCGGCGGCCGCGGGAGTGTGATAGAGCGTTGCGATGGCCAGGACGCTGCACACCACCAACTGCTTCAACACCTTCATCCGCGTCGCGGAGGATTGTCCGGCGCGCACCGGCGAGGAACCGCAGCCGCGCGGCGGCAATCCGACGGTCGCCACGCTGCAATATCAGATGATCGCAGGCGCGCCGTACAAATACACCTCCGACGACGTGGTGTTCGCGACGTCGGCGCCAGGCCGTGCGCTCGGCATGAAGGCGACGAAGAAGGAGCGCAGCCTTGCCCGCGAGGCGTTCTTCTCCAGGGGGCAGGCCTGCATGCGGGCTTCGCCGCTGGGCAAGCGCTTCGGCTGGGGCGTGCACGCCGATGCCGAGGGGCGTATCGCGATCTATGCCATCGACAGCAAGCGCTACCAGACGCTCGCCGCGGATACCAAGCTCACGCAGGTTCGGGCGATGCGATCCAAGCGGGCGTAGAAGGAGGCGGTTACGACCGTCATTGCGAGGAGCGATAGCGACGAAGCAATCCATGCTTCCGCGTGTGTAGCACGATGGATTGCTTCCGCCTTCGCCAAAGGCTTCGGCGGACAAGTCGCTTCGCTCGCAATGACGGCGGAGCGCGTTCCGCGCTCCTCGGGGTGACGGTTCTGAGGGCGCGGGGGCGCCGAACTAAAACCGCGGCGGCCGCTTCTCGGCGAAGGCCTTGATACCTTCCTTGATCTCGGACCCACGCATGCTGTCGCGATGGCGGGCGTCGGCGGCGGCCTCATCGAGCTCGCCGCGGGCGAACTCGTTGATGGCGCGCTTCATGCCGGCCATCGCCTTTGGCGCGTTGCCGGCCAGAATCGCCGCGAGCTTGTCGACCTCCTCGTCCAAAAACTCCACCGGCACCATCGCCGTGAGATAACCGATCCGCAGCATCTCGGGGGCCGTGATCTTCTGCGCGGTCAGAAACAGCATCTTGGCGTTGTCGACGCCGAGCCGGGTCACGTAGCGCTTGATGCCGCTCCGGTAGTAGTGCAGCCCGAGCCGCGCCGCCGGCATGAACATCTCCGCGGTATCGACGCCGATGCGGAAATCGCAGGCGAGCGCCAGGTCGGTCGAGCCGCCATAGACGCCGCCATTGAGCCGGCAGATCGTCGGCACGGTCAGATCCTCCAGCCGGTTGACCACGACCTCGAATGCCGAGCCCCCGCTCTGCTGCTCGTTCGCGCTCACCGCGCGCTCGGCCACCGAGTTGAGATCGTAACCGGCGGAGAAGGCGCGTCCCGTGCCGGTCAGCACCAGCACGCGGATTGCGGGATCAGCCTCGATCCGGTCGAACAGCTTGACGAGATCTCCGAGATCCTCGGCCTGCAGGCGGTTGAGGTGCCGTGGCCGGTTTAGGCGGATCGTGGCGCGCGCGCCCGCAATCTCGAGCACGGGTGAGCTGCCGGTCTCGGCCGCATCAGGCATGGTTGTCTCCATCACTATTGGTTCTCGAGTTCGCGCCGCTTTGCCTCGGCATCGATGGTCTCGGCGAGATCGGGATGTCGTGCCATCAACAGGCGGAAATCGACCAGGTCAAGCACCAACAGCCGCGAGACCTTGGTGGTCGTGACATCGGCGCCGCGCATGGTATTGCCGAGCAGCGCTATCTCGCCGAAGAACGCGCCTTCGCCGAGCTTCACCTTGCGGCCCGGCAGGTCGACCGCCACCTCGCCGGCGGCGACGAAATACATGCAGTCGCCGCTGGTCCCCTTGCGGATGATCGTCGTGCGCGGCGGCAGGTCGACGGTCCGCAGCATCTGGGTGACGTCGGCGATCGCCGCTGGCCCGAGGGTTGCGAAGAACGGCACCTTGCTGACGGTTTCCCAGGTTTTCAGAAAATTGTCGCGGCGCGTCTCCGCGGCGAAGCCGGTCGCCAGAATACCGGTCCACAGCCCGAACACGCCGAGGCCCGCGATCATGACCAGTGCCGCGACCATCCGGCCGAGCGGCGTGATCGGCACCACGTCGCCATAGCCGGTGGTGGTCAGCGTCACCACCGCCCACCACAGCGCGGCCGGCACGCTGCCGAAGGTCTGCGGCTGCACGTCGCGCTCCGCCAAATATTCGGCGACCGAGGCGAGGAATACCACCATCAGGAAGATCACGAGCACGCTGATCAGTGGCCCGGACTCCTGCACCAGCACGCGCCGAAGCTGCCGCAAGCCGGGAATCCCCGGCACCACCTTGAGCGCCCACAGGATCGCGAGCAGCCATGCCGTCTTCGGCTCGACACCGGCAAGCAGGGCGATCGGCACGGCGAGCGCGCCGATCGCGTCGACCACTCCGGCGCCGGACAAGGCATAGAACCAGAACCGGCCCTGCCGTCCCATGTGGCGCAGCCGCACCAGCCACTCGAATACGAAATAGGCGAGGCAGACCCACAGCAGCGCGTCGACCCAGCGGGCGGCCGCGTCATAGGCCGGCTCCACCGTCAGCAGCGTCATCATGGCGACGCCGAGGGTCACCGCGACATAGGCGACCGTGGTCATGTTGCGGCCGGCGGTGGCAGACACGAACTGTGTCAAAACCGGAAAGGCGAGCCGCTTGAACATCGGACGTATGTTGCCTGTCGACGAACTGCTTGAAACGGGACCCCCGCCAGAAGCCGGGGCCGAGGCCACAACCTGCCCTGTCCCGGGTGAGGCCGTCAACGCATGCGGGTCGACGCGCTGCCGCGGCCGACCTCCCATCTGTTCGACGAACGTCCGGCTATACTGTCCTGATTTTGCTTCCACAAATGTGAGAATCCCGACAAAACGTCGCTTTTTCCCCGTATACCAGGGAAGCGGTTCGGATATGCGACCTCGGCCGCCCTGCAGCGACTAATAGGGCGATTGTGTTCACTTCTTGAGAATTGGTTGGTTTCCGATGGATACCTCACATCTCGTGCAGCACGCCGGCGCCGCCGGCAGTTTCTTCGCATCGATCTTCGTGGTCGCCACGCTGTCGATGCGAACCATGATCCCGCTGCGCGTCTTCGCCATCCTGACGAACATCATCCTGATCGCGACCGCGGTCCCGACCCACAATTACGCGACGCTGATCCTGCATTCCGTGCTGTTGCCGGTGAACACCTACCGCCTGCACCAGATGCTGCAACTCGTCCGCAACGTGAAGAAATCCGTCAACAGCGATCTGTCGATGGATTGGCTCAGGCCGTTCACGACAGAGCGCAAATGCACCGCCGGCGAAGTGCTGTTCTACAAGGATGAGAGAGCCGACAGCATGTTCTACATCGTCAGCGGCCGCTTCCGCCTGGTCGAGTCGGGCATCGAGCTGCCGGTCGGTGCCATCGTCGGCGAGTTCGGCATGCTGTCGCCGTCGAACACGCGGACCCAGACGCTGGAATGCGTCGAGACCGGTACGGTGCTGTCGGTGACCTATGACCAGGTCGAGCAGCTTTACGTCCAGAATCCTGCGTTCGGCTTCTACTTCCTGCGGCTCGCCAGCGCCCGCCTGTTCCAGAACATCTCGACGCTCGAGCAGCGGCTCGCGCAGCACGCCACCCCGCAGGTTGCGGAGCCAAAACCTGCATGAGCCCGCTGTGACGAGTTCTGGAGACGCCGCAGTGCCGGACGACGACAGTCTCCTGGCTTCGCTCCGTTACCTGTTCGCCGACATCATCGGCGACGAGGACGACGGACCGCTAGTGCCGCCGGATGCCTGCCCCGAGCAGCTCAGCCCGGTTGTCAGCGACGCCATTCATCTGCTGACCGAGTATCAGAGCGCCGGCTACGCCAGGCTCTATATCGAGCGGCTCGAGCGTTTCGTCGGCCGGCGCGGCGTCGACGACGCCATGCTCGCCGACATCGCGCGGCTGATGGCGCAGCGCATGGCCTATGAAGACCCGATCCGCATCGCGCAGCTCAAGCTCCGCGAGGTCCACGCGGCCGGTGGCCGGGCGGCACGCTCCGCCGACGA
The DNA window shown above is from Bradyrhizobium sp. ISRA464 and carries:
- a CDS encoding YafY family protein, coding for MRASRLFSILTTLQARGQVTAPELAEACEVSVRTIYRDIDALAAAGVPVYADRGAEGGYRLLDGYRVRLNGLSQGEAEALFMAGLPGPAAALGLEPAMMAAQTKLMAALPEHLRPNARGMQQRFHLDAPGWFGETEEPTHLRAIAGAVLREHLIEIRYQSWKAEKRRRVAPLGLVLKGGSWYLAGLVDGNVRTYRVARVLDCVTLDSQFTRPAEFDLAGYWRASIERLEAELHPNQATVRLSPFGLKLFDALAHPYVKARMRLAETADADGWRIATMPVGKTLWHAATELLRLGAEAEVLEPPDLREKMAELTGAMTARYAAAPKRRVAAARRA
- a CDS encoding glutathione S-transferase family protein, with protein sequence MTTTDRITLYYSPQTRATGARVLLEELGAPYDLHVLNMKAGEQRQSAYLAVNPLGKVPAIRHGGALVTEQVAIFIYLADLFPQAGLTPALNDPRRGPYLRWIAYYGSSFEPALIDKFMKREPAPVSQSPYADYDTMLGALESQLAKGPYLFGEEITAADILWGIAFSWTMMFGLVPQKDVFVRYAERITARPAFQLISKADHEMAAQHAAAAGV
- a CDS encoding DUF6157 family protein, which produces MARTLHTTNCFNTFIRVAEDCPARTGEEPQPRGGNPTVATLQYQMIAGAPYKYTSDDVVFATSAPGRALGMKATKKERSLAREAFFSRGQACMRASPLGKRFGWGVHADAEGRIAIYAIDSKRYQTLAADTKLTQVRAMRSKRA
- a CDS encoding enoyl-CoA hydratase/isomerase family protein; protein product: MPDAAETGSSPVLEIAGARATIRLNRPRHLNRLQAEDLGDLVKLFDRIEADPAIRVLVLTGTGRAFSAGYDLNSVAERAVSANEQQSGGSAFEVVVNRLEDLTVPTICRLNGGVYGGSTDLALACDFRIGVDTAEMFMPAARLGLHYYRSGIKRYVTRLGVDNAKMLFLTAQKITAPEMLRIGYLTAMVPVEFLDEEVDKLAAILAGNAPKAMAGMKRAINEFARGELDEAAADARHRDSMRGSEIKEGIKAFAEKRPPRF
- a CDS encoding cyclic nucleotide-gated ion channel, which produces MFKRLAFPVLTQFVSATAGRNMTTVAYVAVTLGVAMMTLLTVEPAYDAAARWVDALLWVCLAYFVFEWLVRLRHMGRQGRFWFYALSGAGVVDAIGALAVPIALLAGVEPKTAWLLAILWALKVVPGIPGLRQLRRVLVQESGPLISVLVIFLMVVFLASVAEYLAERDVQPQTFGSVPAALWWAVVTLTTTGYGDVVPITPLGRMVAALVMIAGLGVFGLWTGILATGFAAETRRDNFLKTWETVSKVPFFATLGPAAIADVTQMLRTVDLPPRTTIIRKGTSGDCMYFVAAGEVAVDLPGRKVKLGEGAFFGEIALLGNTMRGADVTTTKVSRLLVLDLVDFRLLMARHPDLAETIDAEAKRRELENQ
- a CDS encoding Crp/Fnr family transcriptional regulator, giving the protein MDTSHLVQHAGAAGSFFASIFVVATLSMRTMIPLRVFAILTNIILIATAVPTHNYATLILHSVLLPVNTYRLHQMLQLVRNVKKSVNSDLSMDWLRPFTTERKCTAGEVLFYKDERADSMFYIVSGRFRLVESGIELPVGAIVGEFGMLSPSNTRTQTLECVETGTVLSVTYDQVEQLYVQNPAFGFYFLRLASARLFQNISTLEQRLAQHATPQVAEPKPA